The Amycolatopsis umgeniensis DNA segment GGTCGGCCTCGACAACCCGAACCTCTGGTGGCCGGCCGGGATGGGTGGCCAGAACCGGTACTCCCTCGACCTGACCGCGAGCGTCGGCGGTGCGCCGTCGGACACCTCGAAGTCGAAGTTCGGTGTCCGCGACGTCAAGGCACCGCTGAACTCCAGCGGTGGACGGCAGTACAGCGTCAACGGCAAGCCGCTGATGATCAGGGGCGGCGGCTACACCCCGGACCTGTTCCTGCGCTGGAACGAGACCGCGGCGGCCGACAAGCTCAAGTACGTGCTGAACCTCGGGCTCAACACGGTCCGGCTGGAAGGCCACATCGAGCCGGACGAGTTCTTCGACCTCGCCGACGACCTCGGCGTGCTGACCATGCCCGGCTGGGAATGCTGCGACAAATGGGAAGGCCACGTCAACGGCGAGGAGAAGGGCGAGCCCTGGGTCGAATCGGACTACCCGATCGCCAAGGCTTCGATGTTCTCCGAGGCCGAGCGCCTGCGTGACCACCCGAGCGTCATCTCCTTCCACATCGGCAGCGACTTCGCGCCGGACAAGCGGATCGAGCAGGGCTACCTCGACGCGATGAAGGCCGCCGACTTCACCCTCCCGGTGATCCCGTCGGCGTCGAAGCGGCCGTCCCCGATCACGGGCGCCTCCGGGATGAAGATGAACGGCCCGTACGACTACGTCCCGCCGGTCTACTGGTACGACAAGTCGCAAAAGGACCGCGGTGGCGCCTGGAACTTCAACTCGGAGACCAGTGCCGGCGTCGACATCCCGACGATGGACACGCTCAAGCGGATGATGTCGCCGGGCGAACTGGAAACGATGTGGAAGGACCCGTCGGCGGCGCAGTATCACCGTTCCTCGTCGACGACGTTCGCGAACCTGAAGCTGTTCGGCAACGCGCTCACCAAGCGCTACGGCGCTCCGGCGGACCTGAACGACTTCGTGCGGAAGTCCCAGCTCGCGCAGTACGAGAACGTGCGTGCGGAATTCGAGTCGCACTCGCGCAACTACACCGACTCGACCAATCCCTCCACCGGGTTGATCTACTGGATGCTCAACAGCCCGTGGACCTCGTTGCACTGGCAGCTGTTCGACGCCTACATGGACCAGAACGGCGCTTACTACGGTGCGAAGAAGGCCAACGAGCCGCTGCACATCCAGTACTCGCACGACAATCGCTCAGTCGTGGTGATCAACCAGACGCCGAACGCGGTGAGCGGGCTGACGGCGACCACGAAGCTGTACAACCTCGACGGCACCGAGAAATACAGCAACACCAAGACCGGGGTGTCGGTCGGGGCGCTGGGCGCCAAGGCCACCGCGGTCACCGTCCCGGCGGTCAGCGGGCTGTCGACGACCTACCTGGCGAAGCTGGTGCTCACCGACTCCTCCGGCAAGGAGGTCAGCCGGAACGTGTACTGGCTCTCCACCAAGGCGGACACGCTGAACTGGGGCGGCAGCGACTGGTACTACACGCCGCAGTCGGCCTACGCCGATCTGTCCGGGCTGAAGAACCTCGGCCAGTCCGCCGTCGGCGCGACGGCGAAGTCGGTCGCGGGTTCCGACGGCACCACCACGACGACCGTGACGCTGAAGAACACCTCGGGCGGCAAGCTCCCGGCGTTCTACGTCGACTCGAAGGTCGTGGACGCCGCGGGCAAACCGGTGCTCCCGGTGGAGTGGAACGACAACGCGGTGAGCCTGTGGCCGGGTGAAACGACCACGCTGACCGCGAAGTACCGCACCTCCGACCTCAAGGGCTCCAAGCCTTCGGTGCGGGTCTCGGGCTGGAACACCGGGACGCAGACCGTTCCCGCCGACGGTTCGGGCCCCGGCCCGAACAACCCTGTCGACTACCAGGCCGAGGACGCCGCGGTCGTCAACGGCGCGGTGGAGTCCAACCACGCCGGGTTCACCGGCACCGGGTTCGTCAACTACGACAACGTGGCGGGCAGCTCGGTCGAGTGGACGGTCGACGTTCCGGCGGCGGGCACCTACGACGTCCTCGTCCGGTACGCCAACGGCACCACGGCGAACCGGCCGCTGGACTTCTCCGTCAACGGCTCGATCAGCGCGTCGGGTGTCGGCTTCGGCGGCACCGGCGCCTGGCCGAGCTGGACGACGAGAACCGTCAAGATGACCTTGGCGGCGGGGTCCAACAAGATCAAGGCGGTCGCCACCACGGCGAACGGTGGTCCCAACGTGGACAAGATCACCGTCTAGCACGCCAGAGGCCCCCTTCGCCGCCCGGTGAAGGGGGCCTTTCGGCGTCCCGGCGTGGGTTACGCTTTCCGGGTGACCGGACAGCGTGACCCAGGCCCGCGCCTGCGCGACCTCGCCATGCTGCGACGCGTCCGCGACCGGATCGATCGCGACTACGCGCAGCCCTTGGACGTCGAGGCGCTGGCGCGCGGCGTCCACGTCTCGGCCGGGCACCTGAGCCGCGAGTTCCGCGCCGCGTACGGCGAATCGCCGTACAGCTACCTGATGACCCGCCGGATCGAGCGGGCCATGATGCTGCTGCGGCGCGGGGACATGTCGGTCACCGAGGTCTGCTTCGACGTCGGCTTCTCGTCGCTGGGCACCTTCAGCACCCGGTTCTCCGAGCTGGTCGGGATCTCGCCGAGCGCCTATCGCAAGCAGGCGGTGGAAGAGGGCCGCGGCATGCCCGGCTGCGTCGTCAAACAGGTCATGCGGCCGATCAGGAATAAAGAAGCGGCTTCTCCGCGTCCCGACCTACCTTGATCCTCATGACCCTCTCGATTCACGCGTCCTTCCTCCCCAGCGACGATCTCGAGGCCTCTCTTTCCTTCTATCGCGACATCTTGGGCTTCGAAGTGCGTGACGAAGGCGCGCTGCGGGTGACCGTCGGCCCGCCGGGCCAGCCGGGGACGTCGCTCGTGCTCCATTCCCCGGTCGCCGATCCGGAGATCACCGCCGAGGAACGCGCCACGATCGCCGAACTGATGGCCAAGGGCAGCTACGCGACCGTCGTGCTCTCCACGCGGGACCTGATCGCGACGTTCGACCGGATCCAGGCGACCGGCGCGGACGTCGTCCAGGAGCCGCTCGACCAGCCCTGGGGCGTCCGCGACTGCGCTTTCCGCGACCCGGCGGGCACCCTGGTGCGTATCGAACAGCGGTAGCCGGGCCTCGGTGCGCGCGCACCGGGGCTCTCGGGTGATGATGAGCGGCGTGGAGATCGCGGTAGAACTCGTGGCACTGGTGGTGGCCGTCCTCCTGGTCACCGCCGCGGCGCGGAAACTCGACTGGTCGGCGCCCCTGTGCCTGATCGCGGTCGGGGTCGTCGCTTCGTACGTCCCCGGCGTCCCGGAGTACGAACTGGACCCGGAGGTCGTCCTGCTGGGGCTGCTGCCCCCGTTGCTGTACGCGACCGCGATCCGCACCTCGCTGATCGACTTCCGCCGCAACCGCGGGCCGATCCTGCTGCTTTCGGTGGGTCTCGTCATCTTCACCACGGCCGCGGTCGGTGTCGTGGCGTGGCTGGTGATCCCCGGTCTGCCGCTCGCCGCCGGGCTCGCGATCGGCGCGGTGGTGGCCCCGCCCGACGCGGTCGCGGCCACCGCCGTCGCGCGCAAGGTCGGGATGCCGCGCAAGCTGACCAGGCTGCTGGAGGGCGAAAGTCTGTTCAACGACGCGGCCGCGCTGGTCGCGTTGCGGACCGCCATCGCGGCCATCGCCGGTTCGGTCAGCCTGCTGCAGGTGGGCGGGGACTTCCTGCTCGCCGCGGGTGGCGGGCTGGTGATCGGTTTCGCCGTCGGCGCGCTCGCGGCGATGATCCGCACCCGGCTCGAGGATCCGGTCAGCGACACCGCGCTTTCGCTGGTGGTCCCGTTCGTCGCCTACCTCGCCGCCGAGGCGATCCACGGTTCGGGAGTGATCGCCGTGGTCGTCGCGGGCCTGATCCTCGGGCACAAGGCGCCCAGCATGCTCTCGGGCCGCTCCCGGCTGGCGAGCAGGCTGAACTGGCAGACCATCCAGTTCCTGCTGGAGAACATCGTCTTCCTGCTGATCGGGCTGCAGGTCCGCCGGATCATGACCGAAGTCGGCGACAGCGGGCTGAGCGCGCTCCAGCTCGTCCTGATCTGCGTCGCCACACTCGCCGCGACGATCCTCACCCGCGTCGTCTGGATGGTCGGCATCGGCCTGACGCGACGCGTGTTCCGCCGTCACGCCTGGCCGTGGCGGTACTCGACGGTGATCGCCTGGGCGGGGATGCGCGGGGTCGTCACGCTCGCGGCCGCGTTCGTGCTGCCGGCGGACACCCCGCAACGGGCCGTGCTGGTGCTGGTCGCGTTCGTGGTGGTGGCGGGAACGCTGCTGCTGCACGGGACGACGCTGCCGATTCTGGTCCGCCGCCTGAAACTGCCCCCGCCCGATCCCGCCGAGGACGCGCTTCAGGAGGCCGCCGTCCTCAACGACATGACGCGGGCCGCGCTCCAGGAGCTGGAGAAGATCCGGACCCCCGAGGATCCGGACGACATCGTCGAACGGCTGCGCAGCAGGCTCCAGCATCGCTCCGACTCGGCTTGGGAGGAGCTCGGCAGGCAGAGCGCGCTGACCGAAACGCCGAGCGACGCCTATCGCCGCCTGCGGTTGAGGCTGCTCGAAGTCGAGCGGGAGAAGTTCCTGGAGGCGCGCGACTCCGGGATGGCCGATGATGATGTCCTGCGCCGGATCCTCGAACGCCTCGACATCGAGGAATCCATGCTGGACAGGGAGGAGGAGGCCGTGCCGGACTCCGATCGGGAACTGCGGACACCCGCCGCGACGGCGGGATCCTGCAAACATCTGACCAAGGAGTGGCCAGAAGTCCAGCCTAGTGCTCCGGACGTGTGCGCCGTCTGCGTCGAGAACGGGATGACCTGGGTCCACCTGCGCGAATGCGTCAAATGCGGGAACGTCGCCTGCTGCGACTCCTCACCGGGCAAGCACGCGACCGAGCACTTCCACGAAACCCTGCATCCGGTGATGCGCAGCCACGAGCCCGGCGAGACCTGGCGCTGGTGCTTCGTGGACAAACAACTGGGCTAGCTCGGTATCGTCCGATGCATGAGCACGCCAGAGCAGGAGATCGAATACCGCCAGCACCGGTTCTCGCCCCCTCCGGGATCGACCGAGATCTTCCTCGTCCGCCACGGTGAATCGGCCCCGGCGAAGGGCGACGCGCCGTTCGACCTCGTCGACGGGCAGGCCGATCCGGACCTCGCGCCGGAGGGCAGGGACCACGCCGAAAGGGTGGGGCGCCGTCTGGCGGACGAGCGGATCTCCGCGCTGTACGTGACGACGCTTCGCCGGACCTCGCAGACCGCGGCGCCGTTGGCGGCGAAGCTCGGGCTCACTCCGGAGGTCGAAGCCGACCTGCGGGAGATCCACCTCGGCGACTGGGAGAACGGGCTCTTCCGCCGCTACACCCACGAAGGCCACCCGATCATCGAAAAGCTGTGGCGGGAACAGCGCTGGGACGTCATCCCCAGCGCCGAGACGATGGAGACGTTCAACGGCAGGCTCCGCGCGGCCATCGGCAGGCTCGCGGCGGCCAACCCGGACCGGAGGATCGCCGTGTTCACCCACGGCGGTGTCATCGGCGAAATCTTCGCGAACGCCAGCGCCGCGAAGAACCGGTTCGCGTTCCTCGGGGCGGACAACGGCTCGATCTCACATCTGGTGGTGTCCGGCGACGACTGGATGGTGCGGCGGTTCAACGACACGTCGCATCTTCAGTCGCCTTTCGGCTGATCCGGCCGGCCGCGACCAGGTGCACGGCGACCAGGACCGCGACGGCTTCCGCCGCCAGCAGCCCGATGAGCACGAGCACCTGGGTCACCCCGGCCTGCAGCGGCCCGGCGCCACCGAGGAGGACACCGACGTAGGCGCCGGGAAGGGTCACCAGGCCGACGGTGCGCGTCTGGTCGAGCGCGGGGATCAGCGCGTGCCCCGCCGAAGGGCGGCAGATCTCGAGCGCGGCGGGACGGCGGAGAAAACCCAGCGCCAGCGCGGCTTCGTACTCGCCGTGCCGGGACACGAGCTCGTCCAGGGCGCGCCTCGCCGCTTGGGAGGTCGCGGACATCGCGCCGCCGATGACGATCCCGGCGATCGGGACGATCGCGATGGGCCGCCACGGGACCACCCCGGTCGCGAGGACGAGCGTCAGCACCGGCACCACACCGGACGCGATGGCGAGCGCGACCCACACGAGATCCTTGGCCACCCCGATCCGGCGCGCCGAGGTGACCGCCGCGATCACGAACATCAGCAACACGAACCCGCCGGTCAGCCAGCCCGATTTCAGGATCCCGACGATCACCAGCGAGACAGCGGCGAGTTGCACGACGGCGCGCGCGGCCGCGAACAGCACCGCCTTGCCCTGTCCCAACCGACCGAACTGCACGACTGCCGCGCCGAAGACGGCCAGCACGGCCAAGACCACGGCGAGCACGGGACCGAAAGCGATCGCACCATCCGTCACGCGGATGATCCTGCCGCAGAGCGGGGATCAGGACGTGCAGGTCACCGGCGCGCCCGCGGCGGGGGCGGTGCGGTCGCTGACGACCTCGCCGTCGACGAGGATCCGGCACCGCAACGCGCCGCTGCCCGTGCCCTGCGCGGAGAGACTGTAGAACTCGTCGCGGCCTTCTTGGCTCGCGCGCTCGAAGGTGGTGCTCCACGGCGTCGTCACTTCGGTCTTCTGCATGAGCTCAGAGCCCTGCGCGACGTACGTGACGTTCTGAGCGCCCTTCGCGCCGGAAAGCTCGTAGACGACCGAGTGCGTCACGGTGCGCACGGCGGCCGCGGCCTGTTCGACCTGCGGCGCGGGCGGGTTCTGCACCGGCTTGGACGCCTTCGGCAGCACATAACTGGTCAGGGTGACGGCGACGGCCATCACACCCAGCACGACCACGATGGTCCCGAGCGGCTTCAGCCTGCCCGGGGCACCCTGCGCCGGCACCGATGCCGGAGGGGTCGCGGTGGGAACACCCATGGAGAGGTCTTCTCTCGTCCGAGCGCACTTCCAACGAGTGCGTCGACTACTTCTCGTTCCAACGTGACTCCGCGTTAGCCGTTATCGGGAAGAAACCCGATATTCACCCTTTTGGGTGCCCTAAACGCCGAGGAACACCTGGTCATGGGGCGATTGGCGTAAACAGACTGAGCCGGATAGCTCACTTTGAGTGATATGCCCGGCGGACTTCTGTCGTACCCCCGGGGCATCATGGCAACCGTGTATCGCGAGACGACGGCACCCGGTGAGCTGGAGGGCGTGGTGCGCTGCCGGTGGGAGGACACGGGCCGGGCGCCGAAGCGGATCGTGCCCGACGGCTGCGTCGACCTCGTGGAGAGCGGCGGCGAGGTCTTCGTCGCCGGGCCGGACACCACGGCCTGGACCTGGGAGACGCCGCCCGGTGTCCGGGCGCGCGGCGTGCGGTTCGCGCCAGGCAGGGCACACGACGTCCTGGGGCTGGGTGCCGACGAGCTGCGTGATCAGCGTGTCCCCCTTCGCGACCTGTGGGGCAAGGAGGGCGAACTGCTGGCCGAGCGGGTGCTGCGGGGCGCCGCTTCGCTCTCCGACGTCGTCGCTGAACGCCGGACCGGACGAGGCGACCGGGAGATCGCGGAACTGATCGCCCGGCTCGACCGCGGTGTCCCCCGGGTCTCCGCCGCGCTGGCGCCGTTCTCGACCGGGGAACGGCAGTTGCGGCGGCGATTCACCCTCGCGGTCGGCTACGGCCCGGCGACGTACCTGCGCGTCACGCGGTTCCAACGTGCCATCGGGCTCGCCGGGAAGGCGCCGGATCTCGCCTCGCTGGCCTTCGAGGCCGGTTACGCCGACCAGGCCCACCTGAGCCGGGATTGCCGCGAGTTCGCCGGGGTTCAGGCGAGGGAGTTCTTCCGCGCCAAAAAGTGCGATATGTCCATTGTGGACCGGTACAGCGCGCGGTAGTGCGGATAGAACTCGTCGTAGACGTCCGCGTCGGCGCCCGGGCGCACGACCTCGGCGACCGGGTTCCAGGCTTCGATATCCGGCTCCCGCCCCAGTGCGAAGGACGCGAGAACGGCGTCGCCGAACGCGGCACCGATGGTTTCCGCGGGGATCTCCTGCTCGATCCGCGCGACGTCGCTGACGATCCGCGTCCACACCCCGCCCTGTGTCCCGCCGCCGACGGCGACGAACCGCCGCGTGCCGCCACCGGCTTCCCGCATGGCTTCGAGGTTGTGCCGCACCCCGTACGCCGTGCCTTCCAGTGCCGCGCGGTACAGATCGGCGCGGCCGTGGGAGGTGGTGAGCCCGGCGATGACGCCGCGCGCGTCCGGATCCGGTATCGGTGTCCGTTCTCCGGCGAAGTACGGCAGCATCAGCAAACCGCGGCTGCCCGCCGGGACCTCGCCCGCCGCCGAGGCGAGTTCGCCGAACTCGCCGCCGGTGAGATCGCGTAGCCAGTCGGTGATCGCCCCGGAAGTGGCCATACCCGCCGCGAGCGAATAGGTGCCGGGGAACGCGCCTCGCGTCGTCCACAACCCCTGGGCGGGACGGGGATCGGCGAGCGTCTGGATCAGGAACATCGTGGTGCCGTACATCAGCATCGTGTCCCCGGGCGAGGTGACACCGACACTCGTCGCCTCGGCCCAGGCGTCGACAGTGCCCGCCGTCACCGGGATCCCCTGCGGCAGCCCGGTTTCCGCGGCCGCCTCGGCGGTGACCGAGCCGACCACCTCGGTCGGCCACGCGAGCCTGGGCAACTCGACACCCGGAGCGATCGCGGCGACCCGGTCCGGCGCCCACCGCGCCTCGCGCAGGTCGTACATCGGGTCGCATTGACTGGCGGAATGGTGGTCGAGGACGTACTCACCGGTCAGCCGGAGCACGAGGAACGAACTCGCCATCAGGAAGAGCTTCGCGCGTTCGAACACGTCCGGCTCGTTCTTGGCCAGCCAGCGCCACTTCGGCCCGACGGCCTGCGAGCCGAGTGCGCTGCCACCGCGTTCCACAATGGATTCTTCGCCGAATTCCCGGTTCAGCTCACGGATTTCGTCATGTGCGCGGGTGTCGACGCCGTAAAGGATCGCCGGGCGCAAAGGTTTCCCTGAACCATCGGCGGGAAGGAGTACCGGTCCGGCTCCGCTGACCGACACTCCGATGATGGGATGATCCCCGGCGCCTGCCGAGAGTTCCCGGGCCAGGACGAGGAAGTCTTGCCACCACACGGTTTCGGCGTCGTGTTCGAACCAGCCGGGACGAGGGCGGGAAGTGTCGTGCCGCCGGGATGCTCGTGCCATCACGGTGCCCCGGGAATCGACGAGGACACCTTTGGAGCTCGAGGTGCCGATGTCGATTCCGAGCACCAGGCCCGGTTCGCCCACGGCACCTCCCGACTTTCCGGCGCCAGTAGCGCGATCAGCGGATGGTAACGATTGTCGGTCAAGCTATTCTTCCCGTGCGAAGGTGTCAAGACACCTGCAGAAGGGGAGGTCACGGTGGCCACCATCAACGACGTGGCGGCGAAGGCCGGGGTTTCGACGGCGACCGTGTCGAGGACGCTCAACGGAAAGTCCACTGTGGACCCGGTACTCGCGGCACGAGTGCAGGCGGCCGCCGCGGAATTGGGTTATCACCCGAACGGGCTCGCGAGGAATCTGCGCCGTCAGGAAACCGCGGTACTCGCGCTCATCATCTCCGACGTGGAGAACCCGTTCTTCACCGCGATCGCCCGCGGCGTGGAGGACATCGCGCAGACCGCGGGCTACTCGGTGGTGCTGTGCAACGCCGACGACAACGAGGAGAAGGAGCGTCGCTACATCGACGTCGCCCTCCAGGAGCGGGTCGCCGGCGTGGTGCTCTCCCCCACCGGCCGGGCCACCAACGTCGACAGGCTGACCCAGCGCGGCACGCCCGTGGTCGCCGTCGACCGGCCACTGCTGGAGAACACCGGCGACCAGGTGCTCGTCGACACCCGCCTCGCCGCCCGCGACGCGACACGCCACCTGCTCGACGGCGGCTACCGGCGGGTCGCCTGCGTCAGCGGGCCGCCCGGGGTGCGCACGGCCGAAGACCGGCTGGCCGGCTATACCGACGCCGTCGGCGCGGAGAACGCGCTCACCCGGCGTGCCGAGTTCCGCGCCGAGGGCGGCAGGCTCGCCGCGCTCAGCCTCCTCGACGAGCCGGAACCGCCGGACGCGCTGCTGGTCGGCAACAGCACGATGGCGATCGGCGTCCTGGAGGCGCTGGCCTCGCGCGGACTGCGATCGGGGCAGGACGTGGGGATCGTGTCGTTCGACGACGCGCCGTGGACCACGTTGATCGACCCGCCGCTGACGGTGGTCGCCCAGCCCGCGAACGACGTGGGCAAGGTCGCCGCCGAGCTGCTGCTCGCCCGGATCGGCGACAGCACGCGCAAGGCCACGACGACCACGCTGCAGGCGAAGTTGATCGTGCGCCGGAGTTCACGGCGCGGCTGACGACGGAGATCCCGGTGCACGACGTGCCTGGGCGACCGGTTCGCACCGGCCGCCCAGGAACGCCCCACCCCCTTGTTCCCCCAAGCCGGCCCCACACCAGCCGGGTTCTCCGAAGCGGTGGGAAGAAATCGTTTACCTTTCGGAAGGTAAATTCCCGCTTACGACCTGTCAAGCCGGAATCCCTGGACAAGGTCGCCCGTTCCGGGCACACTGTTCCGATATTGCCTACTGCGCGTGTTTGATTCCGTGCGCTCTGTGTTCATCTCTGGTGAATTCACCCACGAAATCGAGATGAGACCGCACGAACCCGCACAGACGA contains these protein-coding regions:
- a CDS encoding FGGY family carbohydrate kinase gives rise to the protein MGEPGLVLGIDIGTSSSKGVLVDSRGTVMARASRRHDTSRPRPGWFEHDAETVWWQDFLVLARELSAGAGDHPIIGVSVSGAGPVLLPADGSGKPLRPAILYGVDTRAHDEIRELNREFGEESIVERGGSALGSQAVGPKWRWLAKNEPDVFERAKLFLMASSFLVLRLTGEYVLDHHSASQCDPMYDLREARWAPDRVAAIAPGVELPRLAWPTEVVGSVTAEAAAETGLPQGIPVTAGTVDAWAEATSVGVTSPGDTMLMYGTTMFLIQTLADPRPAQGLWTTRGAFPGTYSLAAGMATSGAITDWLRDLTGGEFGELASAAGEVPAGSRGLLMLPYFAGERTPIPDPDARGVIAGLTTSHGRADLYRAALEGTAYGVRHNLEAMREAGGGTRRFVAVGGGTQGGVWTRIVSDVARIEQEIPAETIGAAFGDAVLASFALGREPDIEAWNPVAEVVRPGADADVYDEFYPHYRALYRSTMDISHFLARKNSLA
- a CDS encoding substrate-binding domain-containing protein, which produces MATINDVAAKAGVSTATVSRTLNGKSTVDPVLAARVQAAAAELGYHPNGLARNLRRQETAVLALIISDVENPFFTAIARGVEDIAQTAGYSVVLCNADDNEEKERRYIDVALQERVAGVVLSPTGRATNVDRLTQRGTPVVAVDRPLLENTGDQVLVDTRLAARDATRHLLDGGYRRVACVSGPPGVRTAEDRLAGYTDAVGAENALTRRAEFRAEGGRLAALSLLDEPEPPDALLVGNSTMAIGVLEALASRGLRSGQDVGIVSFDDAPWTTLIDPPLTVVAQPANDVGKVAAELLLARIGDSTRKATTTTLQAKLIVRRSSRRG
- a CDS encoding helix-turn-helix domain-containing protein; the encoded protein is MATVYRETTAPGELEGVVRCRWEDTGRAPKRIVPDGCVDLVESGGEVFVAGPDTTAWTWETPPGVRARGVRFAPGRAHDVLGLGADELRDQRVPLRDLWGKEGELLAERVLRGAASLSDVVAERRTGRGDREIAELIARLDRGVPRVSAALAPFSTGERQLRRRFTLAVGYGPATYLRVTRFQRAIGLAGKAPDLASLAFEAGYADQAHLSRDCREFAGVQAREFFRAKKCDMSIVDRYSAR
- a CDS encoding histidine phosphatase family protein, translating into MSTPEQEIEYRQHRFSPPPGSTEIFLVRHGESAPAKGDAPFDLVDGQADPDLAPEGRDHAERVGRRLADERISALYVTTLRRTSQTAAPLAAKLGLTPEVEADLREIHLGDWENGLFRRYTHEGHPIIEKLWREQRWDVIPSAETMETFNGRLRAAIGRLAAANPDRRIAVFTHGGVIGEIFANASAAKNRFAFLGADNGSISHLVVSGDDWMVRRFNDTSHLQSPFG
- a CDS encoding Na+/H+ antiporter, which translates into the protein MSGVEIAVELVALVVAVLLVTAAARKLDWSAPLCLIAVGVVASYVPGVPEYELDPEVVLLGLLPPLLYATAIRTSLIDFRRNRGPILLLSVGLVIFTTAAVGVVAWLVIPGLPLAAGLAIGAVVAPPDAVAATAVARKVGMPRKLTRLLEGESLFNDAAALVALRTAIAAIAGSVSLLQVGGDFLLAAGGGLVIGFAVGALAAMIRTRLEDPVSDTALSLVVPFVAYLAAEAIHGSGVIAVVVAGLILGHKAPSMLSGRSRLASRLNWQTIQFLLENIVFLLIGLQVRRIMTEVGDSGLSALQLVLICVATLAATILTRVVWMVGIGLTRRVFRRHAWPWRYSTVIAWAGMRGVVTLAAAFVLPADTPQRAVLVLVAFVVVAGTLLLHGTTLPILVRRLKLPPPDPAEDALQEAAVLNDMTRAALQELEKIRTPEDPDDIVERLRSRLQHRSDSAWEELGRQSALTETPSDAYRRLRLRLLEVEREKFLEARDSGMADDDVLRRILERLDIEESMLDREEEAVPDSDRELRTPAATAGSCKHLTKEWPEVQPSAPDVCAVCVENGMTWVHLRECVKCGNVACCDSSPGKHATEHFHETLHPVMRSHEPGETWRWCFVDKQLG
- a CDS encoding glycosyl hydrolase 2 galactose-binding domain-containing protein codes for the protein MSFRQKRTRIPLLALTVTALAAAVCGVTTAPAATGAEVAVPLSVGAAAGNATPIPGFVIQSSAQVSDDSAVSKPGFPTSGWYPVSSRSTVYAGLLQNGKYADPFYSTNMKNVPAEQFSVPWWYRTDLNVEDTSSRTYLDFSGVLSKADVWVNGTKIATKDQVNGAYTRHDLDITAHVRAGVNSVAFKVYPNDPNNDLSMGWIDWAQTPPDQNMGIVRDVLVRRGGPVALRSAHVVQKLNSALTHADLTVKADVRNDSANAVQATVAGTVAGKPVSQTVSLAAKERKTVTFGVVGLDNPNLWWPAGMGGQNRYSLDLTASVGGAPSDTSKSKFGVRDVKAPLNSSGGRQYSVNGKPLMIRGGGYTPDLFLRWNETAAADKLKYVLNLGLNTVRLEGHIEPDEFFDLADDLGVLTMPGWECCDKWEGHVNGEEKGEPWVESDYPIAKASMFSEAERLRDHPSVISFHIGSDFAPDKRIEQGYLDAMKAADFTLPVIPSASKRPSPITGASGMKMNGPYDYVPPVYWYDKSQKDRGGAWNFNSETSAGVDIPTMDTLKRMMSPGELETMWKDPSAAQYHRSSSTTFANLKLFGNALTKRYGAPADLNDFVRKSQLAQYENVRAEFESHSRNYTDSTNPSTGLIYWMLNSPWTSLHWQLFDAYMDQNGAYYGAKKANEPLHIQYSHDNRSVVVINQTPNAVSGLTATTKLYNLDGTEKYSNTKTGVSVGALGAKATAVTVPAVSGLSTTYLAKLVLTDSSGKEVSRNVYWLSTKADTLNWGGSDWYYTPQSAYADLSGLKNLGQSAVGATAKSVAGSDGTTTTTVTLKNTSGGKLPAFYVDSKVVDAAGKPVLPVEWNDNAVSLWPGETTTLTAKYRTSDLKGSKPSVRVSGWNTGTQTVPADGSGPGPNNPVDYQAEDAAVVNGAVESNHAGFTGTGFVNYDNVAGSSVEWTVDVPAAGTYDVLVRYANGTTANRPLDFSVNGSISASGVGFGGTGAWPSWTTRTVKMTLAAGSNKIKAVATTANGGPNVDKITV
- a CDS encoding VOC family protein, translating into MTLSIHASFLPSDDLEASLSFYRDILGFEVRDEGALRVTVGPPGQPGTSLVLHSPVADPEITAEERATIAELMAKGSYATVVLSTRDLIATFDRIQATGADVVQEPLDQPWGVRDCAFRDPAGTLVRIEQR
- a CDS encoding ABC transporter permease, with translation MTDGAIAFGPVLAVVLAVLAVFGAAVVQFGRLGQGKAVLFAAARAVVQLAAVSLVIVGILKSGWLTGGFVLLMFVIAAVTSARRIGVAKDLVWVALAIASGVVPVLTLVLATGVVPWRPIAIVPIAGIVIGGAMSATSQAARRALDELVSRHGEYEAALALGFLRRPAALEICRPSAGHALIPALDQTRTVGLVTLPGAYVGVLLGGAGPLQAGVTQVLVLIGLLAAEAVAVLVAVHLVAAGRISRKATEDATCR
- a CDS encoding helix-turn-helix domain-containing protein — encoded protein: MGYAFRVTGQRDPGPRLRDLAMLRRVRDRIDRDYAQPLDVEALARGVHVSAGHLSREFRAAYGESPYSYLMTRRIERAMMLLRRGDMSVTEVCFDVGFSSLGTFSTRFSELVGISPSAYRKQAVEEGRGMPGCVVKQVMRPIRNKEAASPRPDLP
- a CDS encoding MmpS family transport accessory protein, with the protein product MGVPTATPPASVPAQGAPGRLKPLGTIVVVLGVMAVAVTLTSYVLPKASKPVQNPPAPQVEQAAAAVRTVTHSVVYELSGAKGAQNVTYVAQGSELMQKTEVTTPWSTTFERASQEGRDEFYSLSAQGTGSGALRCRILVDGEVVSDRTAPAAGAPVTCTS